One part of the Sciurus carolinensis chromosome 4, mSciCar1.2, whole genome shotgun sequence genome encodes these proteins:
- the LOC124983452 gene encoding polynucleotide 5'-hydroxyl-kinase NOL9-like, producing MVYYGKPSCENNCKNYIEIIKYVFSSYKRECPLIVNTMGWVEDEGLLLLTDLIRLLSPTHVVQLHSSQSKYMASLTPDYVDDMDGLYTKSKSKVRNRGYELAEFADNLEFADEDKESPVLFTGHKLMSVYSEFSFRKTSRNRESHNRIFRELAVLGYLGQLLPPVPKSLSPLHGLTPYQVPFNAVALRIAHADVAPTHVLYAVNTSWVGLCKILDDVRGYTKGPILLAQTPICDCLGFGICRGINMEKRLYHILTPVPPEELRMVNCLLVGAISIPQCIFKSQRGPEGTIPYVTTDYNFKLPGAS from the coding sequence ATGGTGTATTATGGGAAGCCTTCTTGTGAGAACAACTGCAAGAATTATATTGAGATAATAAAATATGTGTTCAGCTCTTATAAGAGAGAGTGCCCGCTTATCGTCAACACCATGGGCTGGGTGGAAGACGAAGGGCTCCTGCTGCTCACGGACCTGATCCGGCTGCTGTCTCCCACCCACGTCGTCCAGCTTCACTCTTCCCAGAGTAAATACATGGCCAGCCTCACCCCGGACTATGTGGATGACATGGATGGCCTGTACACGAAGAGCAAGTCCAAGGTCAGGAACCGCGGCTATGAACTTGCAGAATTCGCAGATAATTTGGAATTTGCTGACGAAGATAAAGAGAGTCCAGTTCTTTTTACTGGACATAAACTGATGAGTGTTTATTCAGAGTTTTCATTCAGAAAAACTTCAAGGAATAGGGAGTCACATAACAGAATTTTTCGAGAACTGGCAGTGTTAGGTTATCTTGGCCAGCTGCTGCCCCCAGTGCCAAAATCACTCAGTCCTTTACATGGCCTGACGCCCTATCAGGTCCCTTTCAATGCAGTCGCCCTCCGGATTGCCCACGCTGACGTTGCCCCTACCCACGTTCTGTATGCTGTGAATACCAGCTGGGTTGGCCTTTGCAAGATCCTGGATGATGTCAGAGGCTACACAAAGGGGCCCATCCTGCTGGCCCAGACTCCCATCTGTGACTGTTTGGGGTTTGGAATCTGTAGAGGCATCAACATGGAGAAGCGACTGTACCACATCCTCACTCCTGTGCCCCCAGAAGAATTGAGAATGGTGAACTGTCTGCTGGTTGGGGCCATTTCCATTCCACAGTGTATCTTCAAGAGCCAGCGTGGACCTGAAGGAACGATTCCCTATGTCACAACagattataattttaaacttcCTGGAGCATCATAG